In the Anaerostipes caccae L1-92 genome, ACAACTACGAGCCGCCCGAGAGTCTCAAAATGAGAAATATCGGAAAGCTGAATGCACTGGAACGTGGTCCGGTTTTTACAGACGATATACGGCTTCTTTTTCTGCTTGAAGACCGAGTAGGCGTTGAGAAAAACAGATTCACCCCTGATAAAGTTCAGCTTTGACTTGATAATGTAATTGAAAGGGTAAGCGGCAAAACAGTCACTGGCACATTCCGCGCGGACTCCGAGAAAAATCACAAGTCCCAACGGATCATGCTCGTGAATATGGAGAACCGTGTCAATTCCGTTAATGTCTTTCAGTCCGGCTTCAACAAAATAAAGATCAAAAAAGTGGTTTGGGTTCTCCATGTAAGCAAGAAGCTCCCTGCCCGAAGAAAATGCCCGAATACTGACAGGGATCTGATGTCTCTCGGCGATCAGCTCAAAAAGTTCTATGTATTTTTGCAGTGTCGCAGGAGTATCATCACAAAAGCAGATTGAAAACATAATATCACCTTCTTAATTCTTATAGGGTGTAGATTTTAAGCTGTGACAGCATTTTTCGTACCTGACTTAGATATGTGGTTCCTATGGGCAGAGTAAATCCATTCGTCAGCCGTACCGTGCGGTCAGTAATCTGGTCAATATGGCGCATATTTATAAGGAAAGACCTGTGAATGCGCAGAAATCCTTTCGGTGTTAATTCTTTTTCCAGCCTGGACATGGACATATAGAATGAAAAGCTGGTGTTGCTGTGGTATACAGTTGTAATTCTCTGAAAGATTTCAAAGTAGTAAATATCATTCAGAGGTATGTAATGTTCATCCGCGCCGCTGCCGCACTGAAACAGGTTGTTCCGCCTCCTTTCGGCCAGTGAGAGGGCTTTTAAATATACTGGTTCAAACTGTTCCAGAGTCAGATATTTGAGATAGAAAAAGTAAAAAGGAAACGTCGGGAAAGTATTTGCAGCCAGCTGTTTATTGGCAGAGATAAAAATGAGCAGTGCATGACAGCAAAGCTTGCGGAGACTTTTCGCTGCTTCGAGACCTGTAATCTCATCGTCCTTGCTTTTGGATATTCTCAGGAAAATAATATCCGCCCGTTCCGGGTGAGATGACAGATCAAATACTAATTCGTCTTTATTTGTATATTTAAATATATGAATGTTATAGTGGTGCTCTGAAGCGATGTCTTTTAATGTTTTTATATGATCTTCGGATGAGTTCCGATTATTGTTAAAAGTGTAAATGTTCATTGGCATATATTCTCCATTTCGCATTTTGTACATCTTTATTTTACCATGGAAAAAGTTAGAAGCACAACAAGAAACCGAATCTTTTTAAATATGTCTGGATATCTGTTTTTATTTTCGGTATAATTATTTAATATCTTTTAAAAGGAGCTGTATCATATGAAATTTTATAATAAAAACACGCAGGGTTTCTTTGGTCTTGTGGCGTTTGGAGTACTTCTTTATTTGGGTGTCAGCAATATAAGCTACATATTGAAGGCATTCTCCTATTTAGTCTCAGTAATCTTCCCGTTTATTATCGGGGGTTGTATGGCGTTTATTATTAATGTGCCGATGAGATTTTTTGAAACGAAACTGTTTTCGAAGGTGAAAAAAGGAAAGCGGGCACTGAGCCTGATTCTGGCCATTTTATGTATTATTGGCGTCCTGGCGCTGATCAGTTTTCTCATTCTTCCGGAGCTTGCCAATACGCTTTACAGCCTGGCATCCAGCATCCCCGGATTTGTGAACGAAATCAAAGATTTCTTACAGAATGTTTCCGACAATCCTCTGCTCACTAAACAGAATCTTATGAAGATCGATTTGGATTGGAATAAGATCAGTACAGAACTGATGGGATTCTTCCAGACCAGCGCCAGC is a window encoding:
- a CDS encoding LytR/AlgR family response regulator transcription factor; amino-acid sequence: MFSICFCDDTPATLQKYIELFELIAERHQIPVSIRAFSSGRELLAYMENPNHFFDLYFVEAGLKDINGIDTVLHIHEHDPLGLVIFLGVRAECASDCFAAYPFNYIIKSKLNFIRGESVFLNAYSVFKQKKKPYIVCKNRTTFQCIQLSDISHFETLGRLVVVHFKEQSFEFYSKLNIIEQSVKNKGFIRVHRSYIVNLSYISDADRENIFLTGHETPVPIGQVYLDHVRRETYPFFSVNSSSLSVK
- a CDS encoding LytR/AlgR family response regulator transcription factor translates to MNIYTFNNNRNSSEDHIKTLKDIASEHHYNIHIFKYTNKDELVFDLSSHPERADIIFLRISKSKDDEITGLEAAKSLRKLCCHALLIFISANKQLAANTFPTFPFYFFYLKYLTLEQFEPVYLKALSLAERRRNNLFQCGSGADEHYIPLNDIYYFEIFQRITTVYHSNTSFSFYMSMSRLEKELTPKGFLRIHRSFLINMRHIDQITDRTVRLTNGFTLPIGTTYLSQVRKMLSQLKIYTL